One stretch of Methyloversatilis sp. RAC08 DNA includes these proteins:
- a CDS encoding DUF2062 domain-containing protein has translation MKKIFRKYIPDTETLRRNRWLAPFADWLGHPRLWHLNRHSCAGGVAVGLFAGLIPGPLQMLGAAGLAVLLRVNLPLSMAVTFYSNPLTIVPLYAFAWGYGRLVMPLIGLALPPGATFHAPHIPDGAGFGGWISALFDWVMALGEPLLIGLPLLAVTLAAVGYVTVLGLWRWHLVRSWHARTARRKA, from the coding sequence ATGAAAAAAATCTTCCGGAAATACATACCCGACACCGAAACCCTGCGCCGCAATCGCTGGCTGGCACCCTTCGCCGACTGGCTCGGCCATCCCCGGCTGTGGCACCTGAACCGCCACAGCTGCGCCGGCGGCGTCGCGGTCGGGCTGTTCGCCGGGCTCATTCCGGGGCCGCTGCAGATGCTGGGGGCCGCCGGGCTGGCGGTACTGCTGCGCGTGAATCTGCCGCTGTCGATGGCGGTTACCTTCTACAGCAACCCGCTGACCATCGTGCCGCTGTACGCCTTCGCCTGGGGCTACGGGCGGCTGGTGATGCCGCTGATCGGCCTGGCGCTTCCACCCGGCGCCACTTTTCATGCGCCGCACATCCCCGACGGCGCCGGATTCGGCGGCTGGATCAGCGCCCTGTTCGACTGGGTGATGGCACTGGGCGAGCCGCTGCTGATCGGCCTGCCGCTGCTTGCCGTGACGTTGGCCGCGGTCGGTTACGTCACGGTGCTGGGCTTGTGGCGCTGGCACC